A genome region from Sphingomonas sp. BGYR3 includes the following:
- a CDS encoding enoyl-CoA hydratase: MTYETILVEPRADGVTLITLNRPKALNALNAQVLADLLAALAAFDADPAQGCAVITGSEKAFAAGADIKEMAEMGFADMYGSNHFSGWEAFTRTRKPVIAAVAGYALGGGCELAMMCDFILAADTAKFGQPEIKLAVAPGMGGSQRLARAVGKAKAMEMVLTGRMMDAAEAERAGLVSRIVPAADLVDEALKTAAAIAAMPPLAVLANKELVNAAFETTLAQGVQFERRLFNGLFGTADQKEGMAAFMEKRPGTWTGR; encoded by the coding sequence ATGACCTACGAAACCATCCTGGTCGAACCGCGCGCCGACGGCGTGACGCTGATCACGCTCAACCGGCCAAAGGCGTTGAACGCCCTGAACGCGCAGGTGCTGGCCGATCTGCTGGCCGCGCTCGCTGCCTTCGATGCCGACCCGGCTCAGGGCTGCGCCGTCATCACCGGCAGTGAAAAGGCGTTTGCGGCCGGCGCGGATATCAAGGAAATGGCGGAAATGGGCTTTGCCGACATGTATGGCAGCAATCATTTCAGCGGGTGGGAGGCGTTTACCCGCACCCGCAAGCCGGTGATCGCGGCGGTTGCCGGCTATGCGCTGGGCGGCGGGTGCGAACTGGCGATGATGTGCGATTTCATCCTGGCCGCCGACACCGCAAAGTTCGGTCAGCCGGAAATCAAGCTGGCCGTCGCCCCCGGCATGGGCGGGTCGCAGCGGCTGGCCCGCGCGGTGGGTAAGGCAAAGGCGATGGAAATGGTCCTTACCGGCCGGATGATGGACGCAGCCGAGGCCGAACGCGCCGGCCTGGTCAGCCGCATCGTCCCCGCCGCCGATCTGGTCGACGAAGCACTCAAGACCGCCGCCGCCATTGCCGCCATGCCGCCGCTGGCGGTCCTGGCGAACAAGGAACTTGTCAACGCCGCGTTCGAAACCACGCTGGCACAGGGGGTTCAGTTCGAACGCCGCCTGTTCAACGGCCTGTTCGGCACCGCGGACCAGAAAGAGGGCATGGCCGCGTTCATGGAAAAGCGCCCCGGCACCTGGACCGGGCGATAA
- the mmsB gene encoding 3-hydroxyisobutyrate dehydrogenase encodes MTSIAFIGLGNMGGGMAANLAKAGHDVRAYDLSEAALDRARTAGCLAALSVEEAVAGAEAIVTMLPAGTHVDQVWRDQLIPLATPGTLLMDCSTIDVATARAVAEAAATRGLLAVDAPVSGGIAAANAGTLTFMVGGTDAAFARAEPILSAMGKSVIHAGAVGAGQAAKICNNMILGATMAATCEAFVLAEKLELDAGRFFDIASVSSGQSWSMTSYCPVPGVGPETPADRDYQGGFAAQLMLKDLKLAMDAADGAGAATPMGKRAAELYQRFVDDGNGTLDFSGLIRMLAKD; translated from the coding sequence ATGACCAGCATCGCGTTTATCGGCCTTGGCAATATGGGCGGCGGCATGGCCGCCAATCTGGCAAAGGCCGGGCATGACGTGCGCGCCTATGACCTGTCGGAGGCCGCGCTGGATCGCGCCCGCACCGCCGGGTGCCTTGCCGCGCTGTCGGTGGAAGAGGCGGTTGCCGGCGCAGAGGCCATTGTCACCATGCTGCCCGCCGGCACCCATGTCGATCAGGTGTGGCGTGATCAGCTGATCCCGCTGGCCACGCCCGGCACGCTGCTGATGGATTGTTCGACCATCGATGTCGCCACGGCCCGCGCCGTGGCCGAAGCGGCGGCGACGCGCGGCCTGCTGGCGGTGGATGCGCCGGTATCGGGCGGCATTGCGGCGGCCAATGCCGGCACGCTCACGTTCATGGTCGGTGGGACGGACGCGGCCTTTGCCCGGGCCGAACCGATCCTGTCCGCCATGGGCAAATCCGTGATCCATGCCGGTGCCGTCGGCGCGGGTCAGGCGGCAAAGATCTGCAACAACATGATCCTTGGCGCGACGATGGCCGCGACGTGCGAGGCATTCGTGCTCGCCGAAAAGCTGGAGCTGGATGCAGGGCGGTTCTTCGACATCGCGTCGGTTTCGTCGGGGCAGAGCTGGTCGATGACCAGCTATTGCCCGGTCCCCGGCGTCGGCCCGGAAACGCCCGCCGACCGCGACTATCAGGGCGGGTTCGCTGCCCAACTGATGCTCAAGGATCTGAAGCTCGCCATGGATGCCGCCGACGGCGCGGGCGCGGCCACGCCGATGGGCAAGCGCGCGGCCGAACTCTATCAACGCTTCGTCGATGACGGAAACGGCACGCTGGATTTCAGCGGCCTGATCCGGATGCTGGCCAAGGACTGA